The segment TGGGTACAAAGGTGGTGATGTATGATTCTCTGCACTTTGCTGTGCTGTTTTAGTTGGCAGAACAGTTTTTCAAAGTGTCTTTCTTTGTTACCCTTTTCACTGGTCTAGGGCAGTGTTGTGCATTAGACGTTTCTGCAACAATGGAAGTGTTCTGCTTGTACCCTCAAGAATGGTAGTCACTAGTCACATGTagctgttgagcacttgaaatgtgactggGGGGACTAAGGAactgtattttcaattttatttaattttgatcagatttaattttaaatagccAGGTGTGGCCCATGTCTGTAGTATGGGACAATGCAGGTGGTGGCAGAGATTGTGGTTATTTGAAGCCCAAGGAGGTCAAGCACAAAGGTTCCCCTGTCTAATTGTCTTTCAATTCCAAGACAGCCCTCTATAACAAAGAAGTAGCCCTgaatgtcagtagtgccaaggctgagaaatTTTCCCTTCAGTGAATTTTAGGGGTAGGAGGCAGTACCGTATCTCTGAAATCACATCATTTAGGCACTTGCTTGAAGTCATCCTTACACCTAGTGTCACTACTTCCTCTTCATGGAAATACTTACCTGAAGACTTTAAACATAATCCATAGTATGGCTTTTTGTACCTTGAAAGGAAATAGGCACGTTTTTGTGTCTTAAAAGATTTTGCTGCAAAGTGAACTAAGGCTGTGTGTTTATAACCCAGGCTGTATCCAAGAGTCCACTGCATACCCACTCTGTATCTGGCATTGTTCTGAATTGGGACATACCAGCAAACAAGACACATAGGTGACTCAGAGAAATGACATTTTCATGGgggtagagaaaataaacaaaccagtGACTCTAAAACAGTAGCCAATAACTCATCATTTGTTGCCTAACTGCTTAATCTCACAATGTGAAAATAAGGTGGAAAGATGCTAGGAAACCCTGGTACCCTCTGGATGACTGAAGGTGATCTGCCCCAGTACACAGAGAGGGTTTATATATCCTCTGCAGGGAAGAAAGCTCCAACCAGCTACTCATAAGGAAGGATGGAAGTAGGTCTCCAAGGGTGTTGTACACTCTTGCCTGGGGTCTGTATGGGAAGGAGCAGTGCCAGTCACCATGCACACACCATTCAGGTGCTTCAGTTAACAGAGGGAGGCTAAGCACCTGTGATGTGTGCTGCTGTAGGCCCTAAGCTATAGCATGGAGAAAACAGAAAGCACTTCATACATGCCAGCTTTCTAGTAGTGGGGATCTGGcaataaacaaatacatgcaTACTGTGGCTGGGGAGTGAAAGTAGTGTGAGAAAAGTAAAGCAGAGTAAAGGCTAGCGAATGATGGTAGGGGTCTGTGCTATTTCAAGGTGAGCAGGGAAGGCCTCTGtgataaggtgacatttgagcaggatCTTAACTGAAGTGAGGGAGTGAGTCATCTGGGGGAAGAGCCCTCCAAAGAGAGGGGGCAGCCAGTGCAAAGGTTCCGAGGTAGAGTGTGATCCACATCTTGGAttagagggaggcaggagagtggAAGGTGATGGTCTGAGAGATGGAGAGGGGCCAGACCACATACAGCCCGATAGAATTTGGATTTCATTCTCAGTGTGAGTTAGAAGGCAGAAAAATAATCTCATCCTGGAAATTTGTCCCAATGAAGAATAATCCATTTGAtcttgtcaaatcactatgttacacatttgaaaccaatataatattgcatatcagctatatgtcagtttaaaaaaaggaaaaaaatccagaaacatTATTTGTAATGGTAATAAGATGGTAATAGCTATTATACTTAGCAAGAGATATAAATTACAGCTTACTTACATACTATATAGcatatattaaaaacaataaacatgAAGGCAGTGTGGTGCAGTGGAAAAGAATTTCATTAGTATTATAGGATTATATCCATATAATTTATGCATGAAGGCAAATAGGGAGTGAAAATGAACCCAGAAAAAAGACCATCGTTGACTTGTTAAGTAGTGTGATTTTGGGTAACTGTTTTCtcttttagaattttctgtaCTAAAATTACTTGAGCATAAAGACAACTTAAGAAATAGAGTGAGTCCTTGGCTATGATGAAGTAATTTTCCCATTCAGATGGATTCTCAAAGAGCATAGGCTAAATGGATTTTAGAATGGGGCCCATCCATTCCCTGGTAGTAATGTCAGCCCACTTAGGGCCTGAGTCTTACTTAGGCCAAGATCCTCTAAAAAGCATCTTTACTCTTTCTTCTAGTGCCCTGGAGGCTCTAATCAACTTTGCCTACAATGGCCACCTTGCCATTGACCAGCAGAATGTCCAGTCATTGCTGATGGGGGCGAGTTTCCTACAGCTGCAGAGTATCAAGGACGCTTGCTGCACGTTCCTTCGAGAGCGGTGAGATGGTGTGGTGGGCCTGGCCATGGGGGAgcatttgcatttatttctgaAACCCCCTGCCACTTTACTGAGTCTTTGGAGTGTATGGGGTTTTATGAAGGGAGTGAGCTTGGAAGGTTACTCTGCAGAAAGGACTTTTCTTGACATCGTACCAAGCAGTACCCATTTCTTTGGCATGAACCTTTGAGGAACATGATTTACCAAGCTCTGCCCACACCCTCACCTGTACCTTTTCTTTTGGTCCTCTTGCTCTAATCTGACCACAAATTTAGCTGATTTCTCACCAAACTGATTTATTCAGTGCTGCCTGACTGTTTCACAGCCGTCTCCATCTTTCTGTACCTCTTTTCCCTGCCTTGATTTTCTTGacctttgtttttccttcagCTCTTCAAGAGCCCACCCAAATTTCACCTCCTggaattctctgtctccctcAGCCTCCTAGGAGCAATTCTTGTATTAGGGTAAGGTTAGGGTAAGGAACATGAGTTACACCCCAACCTAGGTCTAGCACTTAGCAATGACTATTTGATGACAGCCGATAAGAAGGTTTTTCTTCCCCATCAAGAGGCAGAGCTCTTATCCATAGGGTCAAAGCCACCTTTTAATTACTAAACTGTTGGGGGTGAGAGTTAGTGTTGGGCTAACATGAGCAGAGAGAAACCAGAACAGTATCCCTTTGTCTGGTGCTTTCAAGTACTGGCCTCCATCTGAGCTACTGTGATTGCACAGTTCCTGGCCTGAAGACCAGTATTCCTCCTGCCTCAGATGTGCCTTCCTAAACCTCCTCCCCTCTTAGAGCAGACCTCTCCCTCTCCCATTCCTGCTGCACCAATCCAGTTCACCCAGCAGCTCTGTGGACCCCACTGCTCTCCACATCTTGCCCATGTGCTCAGGAGCAGCTCTGAGCACTGCTGGGTATGCAGCTAGCCTCTATAACCATGAGAATGATGCCTAACATGCTCTTCTGGTCATGGAGTTAAAGGTTTCATCCTAAGGCTGATTCGGGTTCTGGGTTTTGCAGATAGGACCATGTAgtgagaatgcagcagccccagAGCCTGGCCTGCCCTTGCCTTGGGATGCCCTCCTGGGTCAGGCTGCAGGGAATGCATGTGGGGGTTTGCGGGGCACACACCATCTTTCATACTCATTTGTGAGCTTCTTAAGGACACAGACTGGACTTGACTCATCTCAGTGCTCCCACAGAAGCTGGAGAATGATTAGTAGGGACTCCGGAAAAGACTCAGTTGGCCGCTCACATAGGGCACAGCAGCTCCACCTAGGGGCTTTTGAGGTCATGACTGTCAACACTGGTTCCAAACTCTGTTACAGCATCAACTAAAAGATGCCGAGAAAAGTGATTTTTAGACCAGTGTGGATTTTACACATGCCTTTTAGGAAAAGGTACTTAAACACAAAGCCTGATGTTTTGAGCCTGTCCTTGGAGTTATTTTCATTTGGCACTGTAAGACCCCTTCAGAACCTAAATTCACACTTATTCTTGTATTTTCTGCCACAGGCCCCAGAGACTTGGCCTGCTTCCTGTTTCCTTTCAGGTGGCCACCATCACTGCTTCTTCTGTTCCTTGGGGCAGCTCTCCCTGGCCCTGGCTACAAAGTGTGATGGGTTCTCCTAGCCATCCCCTTCCATCCCCCCTTGCCCTCGAAGACAAGCATGCAGGCCCTTCACTTTGAAGGCTTGATTATTAATGACTTGAAGGAACCCATTCTGAGCAGTGGTGGCCAAGACAGAGCATGACAGCACAAAGAGGTTGCTGAACCACCAAAGGCCTTAGAGCAATAGCTCCTGAGGCCACCCTGCCTGATAAATCTTCAGCCTGCTGCTTTTTCCCATGAGGTTAGAGTTGATTGGTTTCTTGTGCCCTTTTCACACCTTCAGATGTGGACCTCCTTGATTTTAGGTGAGCACCAAAGCTGTGTATTTTCTGAAACTCTTCTCTCAGAACTGGATCAGAACATCAGGTACATCAGTAAACCAAGCTAATAACTTACTGAATTCAAGTCACTGCTTCTTGTCTCTGATAAAACATTACATCTTATTGTGGCCTCCTGCTTATAAAGTCCAGCCGTGTCAGCAAGAAAGGAGGTTGTGATGTGACTAATGAAAGATGTGGGGCTTCGTCTACCTTTTGGGTATGTTTTCCCGCATATCTCCCTCTTGCTCCTGTGTGGCagctctccttcctccttcccaccagTTGCCTCACAGGCTTCCCATATCCCATCCTAATAGACATGAAAGCCCAGTTCGGTTATAGGTGTGTTTTGCACCCAGTATTATGCCAAGCCAGTCAGATAGCCAAAGGTGGGTACAGGAATCCTGAGAGGTAGAGGATGGAAATGTATACCAAGCATCTATATGGATCACCCTTTCCCACATCTTTGTACTCTGTCCAGttcccagtctgtggcatttgacTCCTCCTCTTGGGTTGATGTCAGAGCAGTAGGAATGAGTGAAGCATATGCGTTAGAGGCCCAGGGAAGATACATCCTCATATCTGCCATAGTAAAGTGCTTTTAACAAGTCTCATTCAGTCACCGTGAGTACTTCAGGAGAAGGGCATTATCTGACAGATGACTCAGCTGACATGCTAACGTTGAGCCCTGTGTTCCTCACTGGCCATGCTGCCTTGCCTGAGTGTTGCTCAGTGTTCACGTTTCCTTGATGTTTGGAAGTGCACATCGGTTTCCAGAGAAACGGACAGATCCAGTTTAGGCTGGACTGAAACAATAGCTATGTAGACTTCAGACTACTCATAAAGCCAGGCTCCTGAGATATTCTGCCCTTACGGTCCCTGAGTCCCTAACATGTCTCCCACTGGGGACAAGGGTTTTTACTGATTAGTAAGTATGACTCTGTGCCTATAATCTTAACatggagggaaaaaagagaaagcattCTAATGAAGAAGAGTAAACCTGGAAGCTTTAATGTGATAAATACCATCTCCCTCCACAGATTATCAATCACAAAATCAAAGTACAAAGTTTCATCCCCCAGTCTACTGCTATCACCAAACATGGGATTTTCTCAGATGCAATAGCAGTAAGAAAAATAACCATAATAAAAGTTAAAACAGCAGCTAACTTCACACCAGACACCATGCTGATGCTTTTCCTACATTCTTACTTAATCTTGGCCACAGCCCTAGGAGGTGGGTAGCTGTTGTCATTACCTTTTTCCAGGTGAGGCTGTTATTGACACTTGAGGAACCCACCCAGGTCACTAGTGAGAAGCAGGGCCAGGATCTACCCCATTGCCCAGTGAGTGTAGGTCTGCCTTGGGGCCATGGGAATGTGCACAAGAGGCCAGGTGCAATCTCAGCACCACCACTTGCTTGTAGAGGGACTATGAGCACATTTCTTAGgttgtctgagcctcagttttctatcTAAAAAATGAGAGCAGTTACCTCTTTGCAGTGTTGAAAAGATTCTTGAAAATATGTGTAAAAGGCATAGAAAAGCACTTGACTCACTGGTGCTGCCAAGTGAGTGATAGCTGCTATTGCTGTTTCTGGATGTCTGCCAACAATTAGACATATAGCACctctttctgttaaaaaaaattaaaaagtataagCATCCTGATGTTAGAGAAGTTTTCTCTCTAGTGGTTTAAACCTCATTCTGCAAATTCAGTGTCTTTCTGGTAATCAGGCAGACACTCAACCAATAATGTCAACAGCTGATGGAAAGTGAACAGGTTTTCTAGTACATGTTCTCCTGTTCTCCTTTCCTGAGAGCGGCTTCATGGGTCTTTTGGAGCTCATTCCACCTAGACACACACAACACTTGGCCCAAGAGGCTGCAGCCTTTGAGGATCATCTGTCTTAACTTTATACCCTTATAAGTTGAGTCCCTGAGCAGTGAGCCTGATGTCACACAGGGAGTTTCCAAAAAGCTGAGGGCAAAGTTTTCCAGTCTGTACTCTATCCAGAATCAACCGGAGAGTGATCGAAGGTAACATTCTTCCtctaaagtttttcttttcatcttttcttaCGTCAAAAGGCTTCACCCAAAGAACTGTCTGGGTGTCCGCCAGTTTGCCGAGACCATGATGTGTGCTGTGCTGTACGACGCAGCTAATAGCTTCATCCACCAGCACTTTGTGGATGTGTCCATGTCAGAAGAATTCCTGGCCCTGCCCTTGGAAGACGTGCTTGAGCTGGTGTCTCGAGATGAGCTGAATGTGCAATCAGAAGAGCAGGTCTGTAGAGCGTGGCAGTGGTCAGCAGGTGACACCGGGGCTGGCTGATCTTTCTGATCTTTGTTttgctctccttttcttcctttcttttgtttcttctttccttccttgctccatccctccctccctccctccctcctctcccctcccttcccttccctagaTCCTAATGTACATGCAGCTGTTGTTTATTATGGGTTTGTTTTATTCTACCACATGCATTTTTCATGGAcactttttatacatttttgtgtctaaataatatttaattgatTTTATCAACCCTGCATCTCTTATTCTTggatatttaggttatttccaataTTTACTATTAGAGATAATGCTACTATGAGCTGGAAATAACCATAGATAACTTTTTGAAAGAGTCTTATTCTAAAGGAGAGGAGCATTTGGGGCAGTCATTGGGGGAGAATGTGAAGTCAAGAGGAAGTTTTTTTTAAGGTGAGAGAAATTACACTATATTTGACTGCTGATGGGAATTTtccagaaaagacagaagaactgGTGATGTAGTAGAAAAGGGAGAATAGTTGCTGAAATGATTACCTGGAGTAAGTGAGAAGAGACAGAGTCTGGGGCACAAGGGGTGTGTATTTGATAGGGGTGCAAGCCTCTCATATCCAccagggcaggagaggagggaggtcAGCTCACACCCAGATGTTGgtgggagagcaagatggtggtaGAGTCTATGGATGTTGTCTTCCAACTTGTTTCTATTTTCCTAGCTGAAAATGAGGATACGGGAGGAGTGTTGGAAATTTAAGGAAAGGCACAGAGGCATGAACTAGCCCTCTATGAGGGGCGTGTGTTAATGGATGGTGGAGAGATGAAGAGGGCTTGAAGGGGAGCAGGGCCTGACAGATCAGCAGTCACAAATTTAAAATAGATTGTGAGCTCGTTAGGGTGTTTTCTGTCAGCCGCGTATATTGGTGCAGGTGCAGAGTAGGGGGTGAGTTGAATTTCAAGAGCTGGACTTCACTAGGGTGGAGATGGTTTTCCAGGTCACATGACCAAGGGAGATAGGTGCATACATGGGAACTGGAGGCGCTGGTGTAGTAACCCGCAGAACCCATGCTGGGCGAGTGAGAGGTGAGGAAATAGGCCCATGGGGAGCCTGGGAGGGAGGCTGGTGGGGAGAGAGTAGTGGGGAAGGCTAGTTGGCACCAGTTACTGAGCTGACAGGATCGGAGGCGGTGGTCAGGTATGGTATGCTTAAAATCATGGATGAGGTGAAGCCATTGGCAGAGCGAGGTGCGAATGATCATCAGGTCCTCGAAGGCAGTCAAGAAGAGCTTAAATAAGAGTTTAGGGTGTTTGTAGTCAGAAAGCAGTGAAGGATGATCCTTTCTACTCAACAAAGATGTGGTTGGTGCAAGTTGTCTCAAGAGGAGAGTGAATAATGTTACTTTGAACAGAGGGTGACAAGGCCCGAGCAGTGAAGTCGGATGCCAGGTGAGAagtctggccctggccctggccctgcaggCACTGAGAGCACCACTGTGCCTAGGCCTCTGCGCAGTCGGTCAGCTGGGAAGTCTAACCAAAGCCCTTGGCAGAGCAGCTTGGGATACTCGAAATCAAGAGTCCTGGCCTGTCAGGAGGAGGAACCCCGGGTTCCAGGAGGCAAGCCGTTGGGAGGTTAGCCCAACTCAGCTCCTTTCCTTAATGTCGGAAGAGCCCTCACTCCTGAGTATTGGTGAGCAATAGAAAAGTGGCCCCTGGGCGTGGCAGCTTGAGTGCTGTGGTTTAGAGGGAAGAGCCCCATCCCAGGAGCAAGAAGTTCTGTCTGTAGCTTTTCCACTAATCACTGTGACCTGACCTGGGGCAGCTCACACTTACTGGAGTGATACATTTGGTAAGGACTGTAGGGTTACAGAGCAGGATGTCCTTGGGGCTGGAGAACATAGATTTGGAGCCAGGCTTTAAAGGGGAGTCAGTTGAGATGAACAGGAAGAGATAAGGGGCACTCTAGGTGACAGACGGGTTGAAGAGCAGAGCAGCCAGTCTGGCTAGAGTAGAGGGGAGGATGGTGTTGAGGAGTAGGGCGCAAGAACAGCAGGAAGGAAGGGGCACTGGCATTTTGTTGCAATAAGGAAAGGAATAAGGGACCATTGACAGGGTTTCATTCAGAAGTCATAATGGAAGGCCAGAGCTGTTACACTGACCTAGGTTTGCATTTCAAGAGACTGGACCGAAAAAGGTAACAGAGGAAGTAGAGAGGAAACAGATTcaggagaaaaggaggaggaaagattGATTGTCGCACTTGTACTCATTCTGATTACTCTAGGGGGTGGAGGCCTTGAGACTGGGGGGCAGGGATGTGGCCTCAGGGTAGGAAGAGCCCCTGGCAGAGCTTCCACTCGCTGTCCTGGCAGGTCTTTGAAGCCGCATTGGCCTGGGTCAGATACGACCCGGAACAGAGAGGGCCCTACCTGCCTGAGCTGTTGTCCAACATCCGCCTGCCCCTCTGCCGGCCCCAGTTCCTGTCAGACCGAGTGCAGCAGGATGACCTGGTGCGTTGCTGCCACAAGTGCAGGTGAGTGAGGGTGGGCCTGCACAGGACACCGCTGAGGGCCTGGGCAGGGGAGAGAACTTGGCCATCTAGGCCGTGTCTGTTCCAGCTAGGGATGGAAACTTTGGAGTGGTCAGCCTTAATTCATGGCACACAGTGATCTGCCTTCTATCTAGAACCTGGAAGAACCCAAGTCCTAACACCATGGGCAGAGAAGTGTGCCATGTTTGAGCATCATGGCAGAAGGGGCTTTCTCCCCTAAGTTATCTTAGGGTTTTCTAGCATCCCCATCCATTGATCTATTTATGAACCTACAGGCATCTGTCTTGTCTGCCCTGACCCTATCGACATCAGCAGCTGACTTAGTGGTGACTTCTTGGGGCATCGTGCCCTCTTCAGTGAACATTAGTGCTCTGGCATCCACTGGGTTTAGACCTGTGTCTGCAGTGATGGGTCAGGGGGTTGGTGGGGAGCATGTTTACCAGCACATGAAACTTTTACCCAGAGCAAATTGATATGGCACAGCAGAACTACCAAAACAGCTCAGGAGGTGGTAGCCCTGTAGGACGGTCACTATGAGAGTACAGCAGCAGAGAAAAGTGCTCATTTTTCTCCAGATTACTTATCATATTCAGGAGGAAGCAAGCAGTGCAATGATGTGTATCAGGAAGGAGTGTTGAGTTTGAACTTTATCCTGTAGGCAATGGGGAGCTATCAAAGGTTCTTAGAATGATAGCTTggaggggtggggctggaggcagggaaaTCCACCAGGAGCAATCCACCAGGTTTCTGCTGTCACAGTCTATGGGAGAGAAGTTTCAAGGTGTGAGCTATGGGGATGGAAGAGAAGAGCTGGGTCTCAGTGGTGACAGGATGCAAGTTGCTTGTTGACCCTCTGCAAGGCCAGCCACCCTGTTTTTCTCCTGCCAGGAATATGCACATTAGAAGATAATCATTCTGATTACACTAGCTGAGGTGGGCTCTTCTCATCTTGCCCCTCCGATTTTGAGCATGTCTCAATAGCTGTGCATGGCTTACCCTAGACCCACCTGAGTTCAAGACCAAGccttgcagaaggtttctcttcCCATGTTTCCCCTGTAATTGGTGGTGGTGGGAACCATGCTCAGAAATAGAAGTGTGGACCCCCTGGGGAGGAGACCATCTGTCCCAACATCTTGCACCTTATTCCAGGGACCTAATAGATGAAGCAAAGGACTATCACCTCATGCCAGAGCACCGACCCCACCTGCCGGCTTTCAGAACTCGGCCTCGCTGCTGTACGTCCATCACTGGCCTTATCTATGCCGTCGGGGGCCTCAACTCAGCAGGTATCTTGCACCTCCCCTTTACAAGGGCCTGTCAAGACTCTATGGGTGAAAAGCACCAAACAACCGAGCGTGGCCCTCTGGTTCCTCTCCCCTTGTCCGTCTTGATTTATGTAATTGTGCAGTTAGAGCATGTTAGATATTAATACCACTGACGTGGAATGTCAGAGCTAAATTTCAGCCCTGGAGAAGACTCAGTCAGAGACCAGTTCTGTTAGCAGGCTAATCACATTTGGTCTTGTGGATCTCTGGGGTTAAACTGAGGATGTCACCATAAGAAGGAAGATTCTTCAGTACAGAAGTCTGCTGCTCTCAGTCATGCTTTTTACTCATCACCTCCTACCTCCTGCAAAACACACATGCTTTCTGGTCCACATGTTATTGGCAGCTCTTGTATTATACACTCAGGTTTTCGGGAAAGCTCCGTGGggccctctctctccttctgcccACCCCAGGCACCATTGTGGAGCAGTAGAGATTTAGTAGAGTGGATTATGTGGACACCTGAATCCTTACAGTACAGTGGCACACAGAGTCATCGTCTCTGATGTGAAGGCCAGGTCTTTGCGTTGTATCATAGGATCAGTCCAGGTTTGTAGGAGGTGGGGAGTTGGTGTGCAGTCCTGGGCGGTTGTGTTTTTAATTGAACTTTAATGAGAGGTGGGTACTAGTCTCTGCTGCTTGTTAACTATATGACCTGGAAAAGGTAAGTCCTCAGTAGTAAATGCTAGAGTGTGGGCAGGTGCTGTGTAACCCAAAGTAGAAAAACACAGGGAGGGGGTTATTTTATCTGATCCTAAAAATACCTGATATAGAGGGTAAGGTTGGAATTACCATTTCTTGCTACTATGActgttatttattgagcacttggtATGTTCTAGAAGTATGCTAGGTACTTGACCTATTATGTCACTTAATCCTCATGGTAACTCTGCCATAGAGAATCTCATCTCCATTTCACATGTGAGAACATATGGTGGGGATACAAACTTACCCAGGGTCACCTGCAAAATGAAAAGTAGGCATTGGAACCCATTCCCTTTCCACTGGGGAAATGATGTATCCACTTGCCTTCGTCTTTGGCTTTCAGCAGATGGAATAACTCACTGCAACTTAAAACTGCCCTCTCTAGAACTTAAATGCCTCCTGTCTAATTCTGATTTTCCTTAAGGAATTAGGCTGTGTTTATCATGGCTGGAACTTAGTGGGCCTTTCTGGCTTGAGTAATTCTGTGGGAAGAGCTGATAGAATTAAGTCAAACGTTCCATATAACCAGTGCCCAACAGCCGTGATCTAAACGAGTGGtctcatttgttttaatttgagtAGCAAATTTTTATGCAGGTGATTCCCTGAATGTGGTGGAAGTGTTCGACCCCATCACCAATTGCTGGGAGAAGTGCCATCCCATGACAACAGCCCGCAGCCGTGTCGGTGTGGCTGTGGTGAATGGACTTCTCTACGCCATCGGGGGCTATGACGGCCAGCTACGGCTGAGCACTGTGGAGGTCTACAACCCAGAGACAGACACATGGACCAGAGTGGGGAGCATGAATAGCAAAAGAAGGTATTATGAAGACACTGTTCAGCCCACACATGCACTAAGCATCTGGGGAGGGCTATGCTAGACAGGCAGGGGCTCATAATCAAATAAAACACAGGCTTTGGCCAGGGAATTTCCTTCAGCCAGACCAGGCACTGCCCATACCACCTGGGAGCCCAGCCCCAGTTGCTTAAAAGGAAAATCCCTGCCTGGTCCTTTGGGGAGCTTGGGGCAATGAGACACAGGCATGTGGAAATTATATTGTCATTTAAGTGCCAGATAAGGACTGAAAATGTGTACTATGGAAGATTtgaggatggggagaaactgAACTAGAATGTCTCAAatatttcagggaagaaatggaCTAAAGTTCAGTCTTGAAGAATAAGAAGGATTTAACTGTATTAGTGATAAAAGGAAATGTCAAGTGTTTCTCTTTATGCTTTCTTTCCCCCAGAATCCCTGCCACACATGTGCTTC is part of the Manis pentadactyla isolate mManPen7 chromosome 1, mManPen7.hap1, whole genome shotgun sequence genome and harbors:
- the KLHL18 gene encoding kelch-like protein 18 isoform X4; the encoded protein is MVEDGVEELEDLVHFSVSELPSRGYGVMEEIRRQGKLCDVTLKIGDHKFSAHRIVLAASIPYFHAMFTNDMMECKQDEIVMQGMDPSALEALINFAYNGHLAIDQQNVQSLLMGASFLQLQSIKDACCTFLRERLHPKNCLGVRQFAETMMCAVLYDAANSFIHQHFVDVSMSEEFLALPLEDVLELVSRDELNVQSEEQVFEAALAWVRYDPEQRGPYLPELLSNIRLPLCRPQFLSDRVQQDDLVRCCHKCRDLIDEAKDYHLMPEHRPHLPAFRTRPRCCTSITGLIYAVGGLNSAGDSLNVVEVFDPITNCWEKCHPMTTARSRVGVAVVNGLLYAIGGYDGQLRLSTVEVYNPETDTWTRVGSMNSKRSAMGTVVLDGQIYVCGGYDGNSSLNSVETYSPETDKWTVVTPMSSNRSAAGVTVFEGRIYVSGGHDGLQIFNSVEHYNHHTATWHPAAGMLSKRCRHGAASLGSKMFVCGGYDGSGFLSIAEVYSSVVDQWCLIVPMHTRRSRVSLVASCGRLYAVGGYDGQSNLSSVEMYDPETERWTFMAPMACHEGGVGVGCIPLLTI
- the KLHL18 gene encoding kelch-like protein 18 isoform X5, encoding MGASFLQLQSIKDACCTFLRERLHPKNCLGVRQFAETMMCAVLYDAANSFIHQHFVDVSMSEEFLALPLEDVLELVSRDELNVQSEEQVFEAALAWVRYDPEQRGPYLPELLSNIRLPLCRPQFLSDRVQQDDLVRCCHKCRDLIDEAKDYHLMPEHRPHLPAFRTRPRCCTSITGLIYAVGGLNSAANFYAGDSLNVVEVFDPITNCWEKCHPMTTARSRVGVAVVNGLLYAIGGYDGQLRLSTVEVYNPETDTWTRVGSMNSKRSAMGTVVLDGQIYVCGGYDGNSSLNSVETYSPETDKWTVVTPMSSNRSAAGVTVFEGRIYVSGGHDGLQIFNSVEHYNHHTATWHPAAGMLSKRCRHGAASLGSKMFVCGGYDGSGFLSIAEVYSSVVDQWCLIVPMHTRRSRVSLVASCGRLYAVGGYDGQSNLSSVEMYDPETERWTFMAPMACHEGGVGVGCIPLLTI
- the KLHL18 gene encoding kelch-like protein 18 isoform X3 — protein: MVEDGVEELEDLVHFSVSELPSRGYGVMEEIRRQGKLCDVTLKIGDHKFSAHRIVLAASIPYFHAMFTNDMMECKQDEIVMQGMDPSALEALINFAYNGHLAIDQQNVQSLLMGASFLQLQSIKDACCTFLRERLHPKNCLGVRQFAETMMCAVLYDAANSFIHQHFVDVSMSEEFLALPLEDVLELVSRDELNVQSEEQVFEAALAWVRYDPEQRGPYLPELLSNIRLPLCRPQFLSDRVQQDDLVRCCHKCRDLIDEAKDYHLMPEHRPHLPAFRTRPRCCTSITGLIYAVGGLNSAANFYAGDSLNVVEVFDPITNCWEKCHPMTTARSRVGVAVVNGLLYAIGGYDGQLRLSTVEVYNPETDTWTRVGSMNSKRSAMGTVVLDGQIYVCGGYDGNSSLNSVETYSPETDKWTVVTPMSSNRSAAGVTVFEGRIYVSGGHDGLQIFNSVEHYNHHTATWHPAAGMLSKRCRHGAASLGSKMFVCGGYDGSGFLSIAEVYSSVVDQWCLIVPMHTRRSRVSLVASCGRLYAVGGYDGQSNLSSVEMYDPETERWTFMAPMACHEGGVGVGCIPLLTI